AATGTTATAGGCATAGGAGAGATAAAAGGCACATTGAAGCCAAAGGTTGTGATTGATGAAAATAATAGGATTTCATAAACCAATATCCAAAAAAACTGCAGTTGCAATTGGCATGTTTGATGGCGTTCATATAGGTCATAAGGCGTTAATTTCAAAGTTATCAGAGGAGTGCAACTTGAAGAATCTTACGCCTGTTGTTTACACATTCTCGAACCATCCCTTTAAAGAAGCAAAGAGGAAATTTTTAACAACGCTAAATGAAAAGTTATACATCTTTGAGAAAATCAATGTTGAAAATGTCTATGTTGCAGACCTCGAAGAAGGGCTTATGGAAATGTCTCCTGAGGAATTTGTGCGTGAAGAACTTGTAAAGACGCTCAACTGTCATCTCGTTGTAGTAGGCGAAAACTTCAAATTTGGATATAAAAAGTCAGGCGATGTGAACACTCTTATGGAACTCTCTAAACTCTACAATTTTGAAGTAAAAGTCTTTAATCCTGTTGTAAAAGATGGCCTAGTTGTTTCGAGTTCCCTTATACACGACCTTATTAAGGAAGGCTCAATTGAAGATGGTAATAATTTCTTAGGGCATCCGTTCTTTACTCAAGGCATAATTGAAAGAGGAAAAGGTTTGGGAAGGCATCTTGGATTTCCTACAGCAAACCTTGCCTA
Above is a window of Caldisericum sp. DNA encoding:
- a CDS encoding bifunctional riboflavin kinase/FAD synthetase, which produces MKIIGFHKPISKKTAVAIGMFDGVHIGHKALISKLSEECNLKNLTPVVYTFSNHPFKEAKRKFLTTLNEKLYIFEKINVENVYVADLEEGLMEMSPEEFVREELVKTLNCHLVVVGENFKFGYKKSGDVNTLMELSKLYNFEVKVFNPVVKDGLVVSSSLIHDLIKEGSIEDGNNFLGHPFFTQGIIERGKGLGRHLGFPTANLAYENGNKLIPKNGVYITIGNYNGTLLRGVTNVGFNPTFEDKKKIKIESHFLDVDYDFYGKFLRLYFIKRLRDELKFEKVQDLRNQVMSDIEETRSFFLKNPIEKIPLI